A genomic segment from Bos taurus isolate L1 Dominette 01449 registration number 42190680 breed Hereford chromosome 1, ARS-UCD2.0, whole genome shotgun sequence encodes:
- the ADIPOQ gene encoding adiponectin isoform X2, which translates to MDRGLRMLLQGALLLLLALPSHGEDNMEDPPLPKGACAGWMAGIPGHPGHNGTPGRDGRDGTPGEKGEKGDPGLVGPKGDTGETGITGIEGPRGFPGTPGRKGEPGESAYVYRSAFSVGLERQVTVPNVPIRFTKIFYNQQNHYDGTTGKFLCNIPGLYYFSYHITVYLKDVKVSLYKNDKALLFTHDQFQDKNVDQASGSVLLYLEKGDQVWLQVYEGENHNGVYADNVNDSTFTGFLLYHNIVE; encoded by the exons GGCTCAGGATGCTGCTGCAGGGAGCTCTTCTACTGCTACTAGCCTTACCCAGTCATGGCGAGGACAACATGGAAGATCCCCCGCTGCCCAAGGGGGCCTGCGCAGGTTGGATGGCAGGCATTCCAGGGCATCCTGGCCACAACGGGACCCCAGGCCGGGATGGCAGAGATGGCACCCCTGGTGAGAAGGGTGAGAAAGGAGATCCAG GTCTTGTTGGTCCTAAGGGTGACACTGGTGAAACTGGAATCACTGGGATCGAAGGTCCCCGAGGCTTTCCAGGAACCCCAGGCAGAAAGGGAGAACCTGGAGAAAGTGCCTATGTATACCGCTCAGCATTCAGTGTGGGACTGGAGAGACAGGTCACTGTCCCCAATGTTCCCATTCGCTTTACCAAGATTTTCTACAATCAGCAAAACCACTATGATGGCACCACTGGCAAATTCCTCTGCAATATTCCCGGGCTGTACTACTTCTCCTACCACATTACTGTCTACCTGAAGGATGTGAAGGTCAGCCTCTACAAGAATGACAAGGCCCTGCTCTTCACCCACGACCAGTTCCAGGACAAGAACGTGGACCAGGCCTCTGGCTCCGTGCTCCTCTATCTGGAGAAGGGTGACCAAGTCTGGCTCCAGGTGTACGAGGGTGAAAATCACAATGGGGTCTATGCAGATAATGTCAATGACTCCACCTTCACAGGCTTCCTTCTCTACCATAACATTGTTGAATGA
- the ADIPOQ gene encoding adiponectin isoform X1 encodes MLLQGALLLLLALPSHGEDNMEDPPLPKGACAGWMAGIPGHPGHNGTPGRDGRDGTPGEKGEKGDPGLVGPKGDTGETGITGIEGPRGFPGTPGRKGEPGESAYVYRSAFSVGLERQVTVPNVPIRFTKIFYNQQNHYDGTTGKFLCNIPGLYYFSYHITVYLKDVKVSLYKNDKALLFTHDQFQDKNVDQASGSVLLYLEKGDQVWLQVYEGENHNGVYADNVNDSTFTGFLLYHNIVE; translated from the exons ATGCTGCTGCAGGGAGCTCTTCTACTGCTACTAGCCTTACCCAGTCATGGCGAGGACAACATGGAAGATCCCCCGCTGCCCAAGGGGGCCTGCGCAGGTTGGATGGCAGGCATTCCAGGGCATCCTGGCCACAACGGGACCCCAGGCCGGGATGGCAGAGATGGCACCCCTGGTGAGAAGGGTGAGAAAGGAGATCCAG GTCTTGTTGGTCCTAAGGGTGACACTGGTGAAACTGGAATCACTGGGATCGAAGGTCCCCGAGGCTTTCCAGGAACCCCAGGCAGAAAGGGAGAACCTGGAGAAAGTGCCTATGTATACCGCTCAGCATTCAGTGTGGGACTGGAGAGACAGGTCACTGTCCCCAATGTTCCCATTCGCTTTACCAAGATTTTCTACAATCAGCAAAACCACTATGATGGCACCACTGGCAAATTCCTCTGCAATATTCCCGGGCTGTACTACTTCTCCTACCACATTACTGTCTACCTGAAGGATGTGAAGGTCAGCCTCTACAAGAATGACAAGGCCCTGCTCTTCACCCACGACCAGTTCCAGGACAAGAACGTGGACCAGGCCTCTGGCTCCGTGCTCCTCTATCTGGAGAAGGGTGACCAAGTCTGGCTCCAGGTGTACGAGGGTGAAAATCACAATGGGGTCTATGCAGATAATGTCAATGACTCCACCTTCACAGGCTTCCTTCTCTACCATAACATTGTTGAATGA